A stretch of Kaistella flava (ex Peng et al. 2021) DNA encodes these proteins:
- a CDS encoding DEAD/DEAH box helicase yields MELKTIYQNLQIQDMNQMQKTTYKASEDNKDVILLSPTGSGKTLGFLFPILRNLKKTNSGIQAIILVPSRELALQIEQVFKSMGTDYKVTVCYGGHDKKIEVNNLIESPALLIGTPGRIAYHLKNDNFDPTTIETMVLDEFDKSLEFGFHEDMSFIINEMPNLSQRILTSATAMPEIPEFTGVNRPEKVDFLKVLEIKPDFQLRKVITTSEEKLDTLFNLLCKIGNKRTLIFCNHRDAVDRISELLKEKGISRETFHGGMEQDERERALLKFKNDSSRILITTDLASRGLDIPEVESIVHYQLPPKEDAFIHRNGRTARMNAKGYVYLIMTEDENFPFIKKNTQEEVLTQDYKMPSRTPFLTIYISAGKKDKVNKVDIVGFLIKKGELEKDDIGLIEVKDTTSYVAVNRQKVVALLKKLENQRLKNKKLKIEIAY; encoded by the coding sequence ATGGAATTAAAGACGATTTATCAAAACTTGCAGATTCAGGACATGAATCAAATGCAAAAAACCACTTATAAAGCTTCAGAAGACAACAAAGACGTTATTCTTCTTTCGCCAACAGGATCAGGAAAAACGCTTGGTTTTCTATTTCCGATATTAAGAAATTTAAAGAAAACAAATAGTGGTATCCAAGCCATCATATTGGTTCCTTCCCGAGAATTAGCCTTGCAGATCGAACAGGTTTTCAAAAGCATGGGAACCGATTATAAAGTCACCGTTTGTTATGGCGGTCATGATAAAAAAATAGAAGTCAATAATTTAATCGAATCTCCCGCTTTGCTAATAGGAACTCCGGGCAGAATCGCATATCATTTAAAAAACGACAATTTCGATCCAACTACAATTGAAACAATGGTTTTAGATGAATTCGATAAGTCGCTGGAATTTGGCTTTCATGAGGACATGAGTTTCATTATTAATGAGATGCCAAATCTATCACAAAGAATACTGACATCCGCTACTGCGATGCCAGAAATACCAGAATTCACAGGTGTCAATCGTCCCGAAAAAGTTGATTTCTTAAAAGTACTGGAGATAAAACCAGATTTTCAACTACGGAAAGTAATTACTACTTCAGAAGAAAAGTTAGATACTTTATTCAATTTACTTTGTAAAATCGGAAACAAAAGAACATTAATTTTCTGTAATCACCGTGATGCTGTTGATCGTATTTCTGAATTATTAAAGGAGAAAGGAATTTCGAGAGAAACTTTTCACGGTGGAATGGAACAGGATGAAAGAGAACGAGCTTTACTCAAATTCAAAAATGATTCTTCGCGTATTTTAATTACCACAGATTTAGCTTCGAGAGGTTTAGATATTCCTGAAGTAGAATCTATCGTTCATTATCAACTGCCTCCGAAGGAAGATGCTTTCATCCACAGAAACGGACGTACCGCCAGAATGAATGCGAAAGGTTACGTATATTTAATAATGACTGAAGATGAAAACTTCCCTTTCATTAAAAAAAATACGCAAGAAGAAGTTCTAACGCAGGATTATAAAATGCCGTCAAGAACTCCTTTTCTTACCATCTATATAAGTGCTGGAAAAAAAGATAAAGTTAACAAAGTTGACATCGTTGGTTTTTTAATTAAAAAAGGAGAATTAGAGAAAGATGATATTGGACTTATTGAAGTAAAAGACACCACTTCTTATGTTGCTGTAAACCGCCAAAAAGTAGTTGCTTTATTGAAAAAATTAGAAAATCAAAGATTGAAGAATAAAAAATTAAAAATCGAAATTGCTTATTAA
- a CDS encoding MerR family transcriptional regulator, whose translation MKVNLPDKLYYSIGEVSKAFDVNASLIRYWEQEFPIIKPKKNKKGNRYFTPEDIKNLKIIYHLVKEKGYTLDGARIALTTNSKISETVSMIDRLEFVKAELQKLKESLVERPE comes from the coding sequence ATGAAAGTTAATTTACCAGATAAACTCTATTATTCTATTGGCGAAGTTTCAAAAGCTTTTGATGTCAATGCTTCACTCATTCGTTATTGGGAGCAAGAGTTCCCAATAATTAAGCCTAAGAAAAACAAAAAAGGCAACCGATATTTTACGCCAGAGGATATTAAAAATCTAAAAATAATCTATCACCTGGTTAAAGAAAAAGGCTATACTCTCGACGGCGCCAGAATTGCGTTAACCACCAATTCAAAAATCTCTGAAACCGTTTCTATGATTGACCGATTGGAGTTTGTGAAAGCTGAATTACAGAAGTTAAAAGAGTCTCTCGTAGAAAGACCCGAATGA
- a CDS encoding helix-hairpin-helix domain-containing protein, translated as MRFTVPLSAAKNYFLGFVTSGIFLVSGLYFFSAEENQDNAPISFSENLEGGNLTSKKVHLSEFNPNDLNEEQWIHLGFSERQVATILKYKSVVGGSFNSKEQLKKCYAISEEKYNELAPYFVLPNSPKKSTSFQNFSNYTPRKSSNQYSNNYNKGLSIPGKFNPDSYSITDFINLGFTEKQAVSILKYKNYLGGSFISKEKFKECYIINEENYRKLAPYLLLPESSSENKFDKKSFASNAPLSEKPTITYSPFNPNTTNLEGWKNLGFSEKQAQVIINYRDKNLKGSFKSLEDIARCFVISAEKFEQIKPYIILNSENTNSKSSDHSPVNSNNSQQNQSVKSNNNAETKTDFKKTDLNEITFKQLIEFGFDEKSAASLIGFRNKLGGFVNTKQIIDTYNIDKDLAETLISTAFLFTENVPKYTLMDAPESWLKNHPYFKYYADKIIYYRITFSNEKKFFRTMNIKPEAEQKMRLYLK; from the coding sequence ATGAGATTCACCGTACCACTTTCAGCAGCTAAAAATTATTTCTTAGGTTTTGTAACATCCGGTATTTTCTTGGTATCCGGATTATATTTTTTCAGTGCCGAAGAAAATCAGGATAACGCCCCAATTAGCTTTTCAGAAAACTTAGAAGGCGGAAACCTCACTTCTAAAAAAGTCCATTTATCTGAATTTAATCCTAATGATCTCAATGAGGAACAATGGATTCATTTAGGATTCTCTGAGCGACAAGTTGCTACGATTCTCAAATATAAATCTGTAGTTGGAGGGAGTTTTAACTCAAAAGAACAGCTTAAGAAATGCTATGCAATTTCAGAAGAAAAATACAATGAGCTAGCACCTTATTTTGTACTTCCCAACAGTCCAAAAAAGTCGACTTCATTCCAAAACTTTAGCAATTATACTCCCAGAAAATCTTCCAATCAGTATTCAAACAATTACAATAAAGGATTATCAATTCCTGGGAAATTTAATCCGGATTCCTATAGTATTACTGATTTCATCAATTTAGGTTTTACAGAAAAGCAAGCTGTTTCTATTTTAAAATATAAAAATTATCTCGGCGGAAGTTTCATTAGCAAAGAAAAATTTAAAGAATGCTATATTATCAATGAAGAAAACTATAGAAAATTAGCACCTTATTTACTTCTTCCGGAAAGTAGTTCTGAAAATAAGTTTGATAAAAAATCGTTCGCAAGTAATGCTCCTCTTTCTGAAAAACCAACGATTACTTATTCGCCTTTTAATCCTAATACGACCAATCTTGAAGGTTGGAAAAATCTCGGATTTTCTGAAAAACAAGCTCAAGTAATCATTAATTACAGAGATAAAAATCTGAAAGGAAGTTTTAAATCATTAGAAGATATTGCACGTTGCTTTGTGATTTCGGCGGAAAAGTTTGAGCAGATAAAGCCGTATATCATTTTAAATTCTGAAAATACAAATAGCAAAAGTTCAGACCATTCACCAGTTAATTCAAATAACTCTCAACAAAATCAATCTGTAAAATCAAACAATAATGCAGAAACAAAAACAGATTTCAAGAAAACAGATTTGAATGAAATAACTTTTAAACAGTTAATCGAATTTGGGTTTGATGAAAAAAGCGCTGCGAGCCTTATTGGATTTAGAAATAAATTAGGAGGATTCGTGAACACCAAACAAATTATCGACACCTATAATATTGATAAAGATTTAGCCGAAACACTAATATCAACGGCTTTTTTATTTACAGAGAATGTTCCAAAATACACTTTGATGGACGCACCAGAATCTTGGTTAAAAAACCATCCTTATTTTAAATATTATGCAGATAAAATTATCTATTACAGAATCACGTTTTCAAATGAAAAAAAATTCTTTAGAACGATGAATATTAAACCAGAGGCCGAACAAAAAATGAGATTATACCTTAAATAA
- a CDS encoding endonuclease: MKQLLFSVFLLPTFFFSQVPTNYYDGTSGLNGYELKSKLHDIVSKKTITWHYGDLPNFYGKTDVDHFYDYDSSNDTYLLDMYSNNPTGTTAYHYTKENLISSAGAEGLGYNREHMMPQSSFNSNYPMYSDLFFVIPTDARINQLRSNYPYGIAGTTNYYTFTNGSKISKNGTPNSGYTGRVYEPNSEFKGDIARSLLYYVVRYEGKLNSFNFYNGTSPANDTSPLDGSEEKAYEDWFLALLLQWHNNDPVSPKEIERNNRVFAIQKNRNPFIDHPEWVNAIWSQSPVVVVPEAPADLSSSKTSAYFVNLTWTPSSDSNVLGYKIYQNGISLGYTKNANFTVDHLSPSTLYQFTVKAYYKNYTESPESNLLSVTTLDQDIYSKDLMITKYLEGTDNNKALEITNKTGHAVDLNKYRISIQFHSGTNYYFPAPYELEGVVENNQTFVVLNPNANFTCITNDQARFVSAAPQMTFNGSNYVELRYVSTAVDAVGVSYFNNSSTLSDVSLYRSATVTEPSKLFNLSEWQSYPGDYCENLGVLSAADVNVIKKDEFSIYPNPVVGNTLYIKGKQIEKIQNASITDFSGKQVQKLNKPFKNGHSIDVQKLLPGVYILQLDKESLKFIKN, from the coding sequence ATGAAACAACTTTTATTTTCTGTTTTCTTATTGCCTACCTTCTTTTTTTCTCAAGTGCCGACGAATTATTATGATGGTACTTCTGGACTTAATGGATATGAACTAAAATCAAAACTCCACGATATTGTTTCGAAAAAAACTATTACATGGCATTACGGTGATCTACCGAATTTCTATGGAAAAACAGACGTTGATCATTTTTATGATTATGATTCCTCTAATGATACTTATTTGCTGGATATGTATAGCAATAATCCAACGGGAACAACTGCTTATCATTATACAAAAGAGAATCTCATCAGTTCTGCTGGAGCTGAGGGCTTGGGTTATAATCGGGAACACATGATGCCGCAAAGTAGTTTTAATAGTAATTATCCGATGTACTCAGATTTGTTCTTTGTAATTCCAACGGATGCAAGAATTAATCAATTAAGAAGTAATTATCCCTATGGAATTGCGGGAACGACGAATTATTATACGTTTACGAACGGTTCTAAAATTAGCAAAAATGGAACTCCAAATTCAGGATATACAGGAAGGGTTTATGAGCCAAATTCCGAATTTAAAGGAGATATCGCCAGAAGTTTATTGTATTATGTTGTTCGATATGAAGGGAAATTAAATTCTTTCAATTTCTATAATGGAACTTCACCTGCAAATGATACGAGTCCTTTAGATGGAAGTGAAGAGAAAGCTTATGAAGATTGGTTTTTAGCGCTGCTTTTACAATGGCATAATAATGATCCCGTTTCGCCAAAAGAAATTGAGAGAAATAATCGAGTATTTGCGATTCAGAAAAATAGAAATCCTTTTATTGATCATCCCGAATGGGTCAATGCGATTTGGTCACAAAGTCCTGTTGTAGTTGTTCCTGAAGCTCCAGCTGATTTGAGCAGTTCGAAAACCAGCGCTTATTTTGTTAATTTGACTTGGACTCCTTCTTCTGATAGCAATGTTTTAGGATATAAAATCTATCAAAATGGAATTTCTTTGGGATATACAAAAAATGCAAATTTTACAGTAGATCATCTTTCTCCGTCAACGCTTTATCAATTTACGGTAAAGGCCTATTATAAAAATTATACGGAATCTCCTGAAAGTAATTTGTTATCGGTTACTACTTTAGATCAAGATATTTATTCTAAAGATTTAATGATTACCAAATATTTAGAAGGAACAGATAATAATAAAGCTCTTGAAATTACTAATAAAACCGGACATGCCGTAGATTTGAATAAGTATCGTATCAGTATTCAGTTTCATAGTGGAACTAATTATTATTTCCCAGCTCCTTATGAATTAGAAGGTGTTGTAGAAAATAATCAAACCTTTGTAGTTCTTAATCCGAATGCGAATTTCACTTGTATTACAAATGATCAGGCGAGATTTGTTTCGGCGGCTCCACAAATGACTTTTAATGGAAGTAATTATGTAGAACTTCGTTATGTTTCCACTGCTGTTGATGCTGTAGGAGTTTCTTATTTTAATAATTCTTCAACTTTATCAGATGTGTCCTTATATCGATCTGCTACTGTTACAGAGCCAAGTAAACTCTTTAATCTTTCAGAATGGCAATCTTATCCTGGTGATTATTGTGAAAATTTAGGAGTTTTATCAGCTGCTGATGTTAACGTTATTAAAAAAGATGAATTTTCAATTTATCCGAACCCTGTAGTTGGAAATACTTTATATATTAAAGGAAAACAAATTGAAAAAATTCAGAATGCGTCAATTACAGATTTCTCCGGAAAACAAGTTCAAAAATTGAATAAACCATTCAAAAATGGTCATTCGATTGATGTACAAAAGCTTCTTCCAGGAGTGTATATTTTGCAGCTGGATAAAGAATCCTTGAAGTTTATTAAAAACTAA
- a CDS encoding acyl-CoA dehydrogenase family protein: MNSETTHNLNMIAETARDFAEKNIRPNIMDWDESQTFPVELFHQLGDMGFMGIVVPEEYGGSGLGYHEYVTILDEISQVDPSIGLSIAAHNSLCTNHIYEFGSEEQRHKWLPQLASGKVIGAWGLTEHNTGSDSGGMSTTAVNDGDDWIISGAKNFITHAISGDIAVVMTRTGEKGARNNSTAFVLEKGMAGFTSGKKENKLGMRASETAELIFDSVRVPDANRLGEVGSGFKQAMKILDGGRISIAALSLGIARGAYKAALKYSKERHQFGKAINEFQAINFMLADMATEIDAAELLIQRASNLKNAKQPMTKEGAMAKLYASEACVRIANNAVQIFGGYGYTKDFPAEKYYRDSKLCTIGEGTSEIQRLVIGREISK, translated from the coding sequence ATGAATAGCGAGACCACTCACAATCTTAATATGATTGCAGAAACCGCAAGGGATTTTGCAGAAAAAAATATCCGTCCAAATATTATGGACTGGGACGAAAGCCAAACTTTTCCCGTAGAATTGTTTCACCAACTTGGTGATATGGGATTTATGGGAATTGTTGTTCCTGAAGAATATGGCGGTTCTGGTTTAGGTTACCATGAATATGTAACTATTTTGGATGAGATTTCGCAGGTTGATCCTTCAATTGGACTTTCTATTGCTGCTCATAATTCACTGTGCACAAATCATATTTATGAATTCGGAAGTGAAGAGCAAAGACATAAATGGTTACCACAATTGGCTTCTGGTAAAGTAATCGGAGCTTGGGGACTAACAGAACATAACACTGGATCTGATTCCGGAGGAATGAGTACGACTGCTGTAAATGACGGTGATGACTGGATTATTTCAGGTGCAAAGAACTTTATCACTCATGCAATTTCTGGAGATATCGCTGTGGTAATGACCAGAACTGGGGAAAAAGGAGCAAGAAATAATTCGACTGCATTCGTTTTAGAAAAAGGAATGGCTGGATTTACTTCGGGTAAAAAAGAAAACAAATTAGGAATGCGTGCTTCAGAAACCGCAGAACTTATTTTTGATAGCGTTAGAGTTCCTGATGCTAACCGTTTAGGTGAAGTTGGTTCAGGTTTCAAACAAGCGATGAAAATCTTAGATGGTGGTAGAATCTCGATTGCTGCCCTAAGTTTAGGAATTGCGAGAGGTGCTTATAAAGCAGCTTTAAAATATTCCAAAGAAAGACATCAATTCGGAAAAGCGATTAATGAATTCCAGGCGATTAATTTCATGCTTGCCGATATGGCAACAGAAATCGATGCTGCAGAATTATTAATTCAACGTGCTTCAAATCTGAAAAATGCAAAGCAACCGATGACCAAAGAAGGAGCAATGGCAAAACTATACGCTTCTGAAGCTTGTGTAAGAATTGCTAATAACGCAGTTCAGATTTTTGGCGGTTATGGTTATACTAAAGATTTCCCTGCTGAAAAATATTACAGAGATTCTAAACTTTGTACAATCGGAGAAGGAACTTCTGAAATCCAAAGATTAGTTATTGGAAGAGAAATTTCAAAATAA
- a CDS encoding nucleoside triphosphate pyrophosphohydrolase family protein has protein sequence MDKIDSLNQVAEFHKTFNAPILDQPTIPSADRCNLRISLLQEELNELKDAIADNDLVEIADALCDLQYVLSGAVLEFGLGEKFTTLFNEVQRSNMSKACATQQEADETIAFYKEKGEEAYSQKSGDKINVHRVSDQKVLKNKYYSPADLKTILEN, from the coding sequence ATGGATAAAATTGATTCCCTAAATCAGGTTGCAGAATTTCACAAAACGTTTAACGCACCCATTTTAGACCAACCTACAATTCCCAGTGCAGATCGATGCAACTTAAGAATTTCATTATTACAGGAAGAATTAAATGAACTGAAAGATGCCATTGCTGATAATGATTTGGTAGAAATTGCAGATGCTTTATGTGATTTACAATACGTTTTAAGCGGAGCAGTTTTAGAATTCGGTTTGGGTGAAAAATTCACAACACTCTTCAATGAAGTTCAAAGATCAAATATGTCGAAAGCTTGTGCTACCCAACAAGAAGCTGACGAAACCATTGCCTTTTATAAAGAAAAAGGTGAAGAAGCTTATTCTCAAAAATCAGGTGATAAAATAAATGTTCATCGAGTTTCTGATCAGAAAGTGCTTAAGAATAAATACTATTCACCGGCGGATTTAAAAACTATATTAGAAAATTAA
- a CDS encoding TlpA family protein disulfide reductase: MKNLTKIIFTASTLFLALQSCESQKVVVNREVNHTKDGKMLLGHQTKDQLLKEPYSEWFVKEHDEYSIDQKAIAELKKEKLNSYNITLVMGTWCEDSHREVPRLFKILEAVGYPETKLTMIAVNRQKEAPNGEEGPLNIQRVPTIIVQKYGKEIGRIIESPSTGYLERDLVDILKKDNTSLKDLIK; encoded by the coding sequence ATGAAAAATTTAACCAAAATAATATTCACTGCTTCTACTCTATTTCTTGCTTTACAATCTTGTGAATCACAGAAAGTGGTAGTTAATCGCGAAGTAAATCATACAAAAGACGGAAAAATGCTTTTAGGACACCAAACAAAAGATCAACTTTTAAAAGAACCTTACAGCGAATGGTTCGTGAAAGAACACGACGAATATTCAATTGATCAAAAAGCAATTGCTGAATTAAAAAAAGAAAAACTCAATTCTTACAACATTACATTGGTAATGGGAACTTGGTGTGAAGACAGCCATCGAGAAGTTCCGAGATTATTCAAAATATTGGAAGCGGTAGGATATCCGGAAACTAAATTGACGATGATTGCAGTTAATCGTCAAAAAGAAGCTCCGAATGGTGAAGAAGGACCCTTGAATATTCAACGGGTACCAACCATTATTGTACAGAAGTACGGCAAAGAAATTGGCAGGATTATTGAAAGTCCTTCGACAGGATATCTGGAAAGAGATTTAGTTGATATTCTTAAAAAAGACAATACTTCCCTCAAAGATTTAATAAAATAA
- a CDS encoding DUF4230 domain-containing protein — translation MLLLFFLWNSLTKKAEDKVQNDYYIITNQIRKMNKLVVMEQDFSSMQKTKITSQMLGSALLPSTEKQIITFTKTNAQVSYDLSKMKIKVDSTNKKLIIEELPNADIRIIPSVEIQSMDDSFFNRFTDKDFQKITKTAKDNAYKTVNQNRLRDEGRKQLLENLDQIFVLAKALNYKIEDQTGQLDLSKL, via the coding sequence ATGTTGCTCCTCTTTTTTTTGTGGAATTCCTTAACTAAAAAAGCTGAGGACAAAGTACAGAACGATTATTACATCATCACCAATCAGATAAGGAAGATGAATAAACTGGTCGTAATGGAACAGGATTTTTCGAGCATGCAGAAAACAAAGATCACCTCGCAAATGTTAGGAAGTGCTCTTTTACCTTCCACTGAAAAGCAGATTATTACCTTTACCAAAACCAATGCACAGGTTTCTTACGACTTGTCCAAAATGAAAATTAAGGTAGACTCAACCAATAAGAAACTCATCATTGAAGAATTACCAAACGCTGATATTCGCATTATTCCAAGCGTGGAAATTCAATCGATGGACGATTCCTTCTTTAATCGTTTTACTGACAAAGATTTTCAAAAAATCACTAAAACAGCGAAAGATAACGCGTACAAAACCGTCAATCAAAATCGACTTCGCGATGAAGGTAGAAAACAGCTTTTAGAAAATCTGGATCAAATATTTGTTTTGGCAAAGGCTTTGAATTATAAAATAGAGGATCAAACCGGTCAACTCGATTTATCAAAACTTTAA
- the thrS gene encoding threonine--tRNA ligase has product MIKITLPDGSIKEFEGAITPLDVAKSISEGLARNTISAILNGTQVEITTPITSDSTLQLLTWNDDLGKKAFWHSSAHLLAQAIMEFYPEAKLTIGPAIEQGFYYDVDFGDEALSEKDFEKIEKKMLENAKKNSTFDLYPVSKADALKEYADNPYKTELITNLNDGEITFCTHDNFTDLCRGGHIPATGIVKAVKVLNAAGAYWRGDEKNKQLTRVYGISFPKQKDLTEYLERLEEAKRRDHRKLGKELGIFAFSEKVGAGLPLWLPKGTALRKKLEDFLSAAQKKSGYEFVMTPHIGAKELYVTSGHWEKYGADSFQPIKTPNEGEEFMLKPMNCPHHCEIYKVGQWSYKDLPKRFAEFGTVYRYEQSGELHGLTRVRGFTQDDAHIFCTPDQLMAEFENVIDLTLYVFKSLGFEDFVTQVSLRDPENKEKYIGSDENWKKAEDAIIEAAKKKGLNYVIETGEAAFYGPKLDFMVKDALGRKWQLGTIQVDYNLPERFDLTYIGSDNEKHRPVMIHRAPFGSMERFIAILLENTAGDFPLWLAPDQFTILPISEKYVEYAKKVSQLLENHDICGLIDDRNEKTGRKIRDAEMNKLPFMLIVGENEEVDGTISVRRRGEGDLGTMSVGDFINYFKKEAKINN; this is encoded by the coding sequence ATGATTAAAATTACTCTTCCCGATGGAAGCATCAAAGAATTTGAAGGCGCGATAACTCCGCTTGACGTAGCAAAATCAATTAGTGAAGGTTTGGCAAGAAATACCATTTCCGCAATTTTAAACGGAACACAGGTAGAAATCACCACGCCTATAACCAGCGATTCGACCCTTCAGCTTCTCACCTGGAACGATGATTTAGGCAAAAAAGCATTTTGGCATTCTTCTGCTCACCTTCTTGCACAAGCGATTATGGAGTTTTATCCAGAAGCAAAATTAACGATAGGACCGGCAATCGAGCAAGGTTTTTACTACGACGTAGATTTCGGTGACGAAGCATTATCTGAAAAAGATTTTGAGAAAATCGAAAAGAAAATGTTGGAGAATGCAAAGAAGAATTCAACCTTCGATTTGTATCCTGTTTCAAAAGCAGATGCTTTAAAAGAATACGCAGACAATCCATATAAAACAGAATTAATCACCAATCTTAATGATGGTGAAATTACTTTCTGTACCCATGACAATTTCACAGACTTATGTCGTGGTGGACATATTCCAGCAACAGGAATTGTAAAAGCGGTAAAAGTTCTTAATGCAGCTGGAGCATATTGGAGAGGAGACGAAAAAAATAAACAACTTACAAGAGTATACGGAATTTCTTTCCCAAAACAGAAAGATTTAACCGAATATTTAGAACGCTTAGAAGAAGCTAAACGTCGTGATCACAGAAAATTAGGTAAAGAATTAGGAATCTTTGCTTTCTCAGAAAAAGTTGGAGCTGGTTTACCATTATGGTTACCAAAAGGAACAGCTTTAAGAAAAAAATTAGAAGACTTTTTATCTGCAGCGCAGAAAAAATCAGGATATGAATTCGTAATGACACCGCATATTGGTGCCAAAGAATTATACGTGACTTCTGGTCACTGGGAGAAATATGGTGCCGATAGTTTTCAGCCAATTAAAACTCCAAACGAAGGTGAAGAGTTTATGTTAAAACCAATGAACTGCCCTCACCACTGTGAAATCTATAAAGTTGGTCAATGGTCTTACAAAGATCTACCAAAAAGATTTGCAGAGTTCGGAACAGTTTACAGATATGAACAATCGGGAGAACTTCATGGTTTGACCAGAGTTCGTGGGTTTACGCAGGATGATGCGCACATTTTCTGTACGCCTGATCAATTGATGGCAGAATTCGAAAATGTAATTGATTTAACACTTTATGTTTTCAAATCTTTAGGATTTGAAGATTTTGTAACTCAGGTTTCTTTAAGAGATCCGGAGAATAAAGAAAAATATATTGGTAGCGACGAAAACTGGAAAAAGGCAGAAGACGCAATTATTGAAGCAGCTAAAAAGAAAGGCTTAAATTACGTTATTGAAACTGGTGAAGCAGCGTTCTATGGCCCGAAACTGGATTTCATGGTAAAAGATGCACTTGGTCGTAAATGGCAGTTAGGAACCATTCAGGTAGATTATAATTTACCCGAAAGATTTGACCTTACATACATTGGAAGCGATAATGAGAAACACAGACCTGTCATGATTCACCGTGCGCCATTCGGCTCTATGGAACGTTTTATTGCCATCTTATTAGAAAATACTGCTGGGGATTTCCCACTTTGGTTGGCTCCAGATCAATTCACGATTTTGCCGATTAGTGAAAAATATGTTGAATATGCAAAAAAAGTTTCACAATTGCTGGAAAATCACGATATTTGCGGTCTGATTGATGACCGAAACGAGAAGACTGGAAGAAAAATCCGGGATGCAGAAATGAATAAACTACCGTTTATGCTTATCGTAGGTGAGAATGAAGAAGTTGACGGCACGATTTCTGTTCGTAGAAGAGGCGAAGGAGATCTCGGCACGATGAGTGTAGGAGACTTCATCAATTACTTCAAAAAAGAAGCAAAAATTAATAATTAG
- the infC gene encoding translation initiation factor IF-3: MHQINQKIRAREVRLVGDNVEPGVYPLEKALEIAKDLELDLVVISDKAEPFISRILDYKKFLYEQKKKTKELKAKQVKVVVKEIRFGPQTDEHDYDFKKKHAEKFLEEGSKLKTYVFFKGRSIIFKDQGEILLLKLAQELEHVGKVDQLPKLEGKRMIMMMSPKKPAK, encoded by the coding sequence TTGCACCAGATCAATCAAAAGATTCGTGCAAGAGAAGTTCGTTTAGTAGGTGATAATGTGGAACCAGGCGTTTATCCGCTAGAAAAAGCTCTAGAAATAGCTAAAGATCTGGAATTGGATTTAGTGGTTATTTCAGATAAAGCAGAACCTTTTATTTCCAGAATTTTGGATTATAAAAAGTTTCTTTACGAGCAAAAGAAAAAGACAAAAGAATTAAAAGCCAAACAAGTTAAAGTTGTTGTCAAGGAAATCAGATTCGGTCCACAAACTGATGAGCATGATTATGACTTCAAGAAAAAACACGCTGAAAAATTCTTGGAAGAAGGTTCAAAATTGAAAACTTACGTTTTCTTTAAAGGACGTTCAATCATATTTAAAGATCAGGGAGAAATCCTTCTTCTTAAATTAGCGCAGGAATTAGAGCACGTAGGAAAAGTTGATCAATTGCCTAAATTAGAAGGTAAGAGAATGATTATGATGATGAGCCCGAAAAAACCAGCTAAATAA